The following proteins come from a genomic window of Parambassis ranga chromosome 4, fParRan2.1, whole genome shotgun sequence:
- the LOC114434444 gene encoding bromodomain testis-specific protein-like, which translates to MSDTKACPTVSKNPPPPEVTNPKKPGRATNQLQYLERVVIKALWGHRYSWPFQKPVDAVSLGLPDYYTVITNPMDLGTIKKRLQNKYYWQAIECVEDFNIMFTNCYLYNKPGDDIVVMAHILEKLFLQKLSQMPEEEVVTAIAAKKQLKRKMTSKGPFNQRSLMSEVVLQRTVTVIPPDVPQLNPPVQPSGPTDTTIKKGLKRKAYPETNTTSRELSPAQELSAPCTLVSQRGSRTQIIPPKIDFPVFESKKARLSKELRSCNDILKEMLSKRHQAYAWPFRTPVDAVAMNLHDYHEIIKQPMDLSTIRKKLDEGEYANAKEFAADVRLMFSNCYRYNPPSHEVAYLARKLQEIFEARYMKLSLEPEVGSVSRQQVVKGKGSANGHLSTSASSESESSSEGESTSEELNMQLDYMEEKFKDARDHLKKRTQEFLMKSKKMEMLQKRKRFQGQYLAQLKQGQHSNKARIKCVDEDVPSKSVTYEEMKQLKLDINKLPGDKLGTLLNIIHTRESSMQHSIPEKIEVDIVTLKTSTLRALQRFVAACLGNVNANGGKEKQENPSGGMQAGKLHSAGKSQVISKLRQLIKKKRPDAKVLPSTEPSPLPRLSDCSSSSSSSCSSCSSSSSSSSSSSSSSSSSSSSSGSDSSDSSSESG; encoded by the exons ATGTCTGATACGAAAGCTTGTCCCACTGTGAGTAAAAACCCTCCTCCGCCAGAGGTCACAAATCCCAAAAAGCCTGGGCGTGCAACCAATCAGCTGCAGTACCTGGAGAGGGTGGTGATCAAAGCGTTGTGGGGGCATCGGTATTCATGGCCCTTTCAAAAGCCAGTTGATGCAGTGTCACTGGGTCTTCCT gatTATTACACAGTTATAACCAATCCTATGGATCTGGGGACTATTAAGAAGCGTCTTCAGAACAAATATTACTGGCAAGCAATTGAGTGTGTTGAAGACTTTAACATCATGTTCACCAACTGTTATTTGTACAACAAG CCTGGAGACGACATAGTAGTTATGGCACACATACTGgaaaagctgtttttgcagaaattgtctcaaatgCCTGAGGAAGAGGTAGTTACAGCAATTGCTGCAAAGAAAcaactaaaaagaaaaatgacaagCAAAG GTCCATTCAACCAGAGATCCCTGatgtcagaagttgttctaCAGCGGACGGTGACAGTCATTCCTCCTGATGTGCCTCAGCTCAACCCACCCGTCCAGCCCTCTGGACCAACTGATACAACA ATTAAAAAAGGTTTGAAGAGGAAAGCATACCCTGAAACCAACACCACCAGCAGGGAGCTTTCCCCTGCTCAGGAGCTTTCAGCACCGTGCACATTAGTCTCTCAGAGGGGTAGCAGAACACAAATCATACCTCCTAAGATAGACTTCCCTGTATTTGAGAGCAAGAAGGCCAGACTTTCCAAGGAGCTCAGGTCCTGCAATGACATCCTGAAGGAGATGCTCTCAAAGAGGCACCAGGCATACGCGTGGCCCTTTCGCACCCCAGTAGATGCAGTTGCTATGAATTTGCACGACTACCATGAAATCATCAAGCAGCCCATGGACCTGAGCACCATCAGG AAAAAACTGGATGAAGGAGAATATGCAAATGCAAAGGAGTTTGCGGCAGATGTCCGACTAATGTTCTCCAACTGTTACCGATACAATCCTCCTTCACATGAGGTGGCCTACTTGGCAAGAAAACTTCAG GAAATTTTCGAGGCCCGTTACATGAAGCTTTCCCTGGAACCAGAGGTTGGTTCAGTATCTCGTCAGCAAGTTGTGAAAGGAAAGGGAAGTGCAAATGGACATCTGTCAACTTCTGCAAGTTCTGAAAGTGAAAGCTCCTCAGAGGGAGAGAGTACATCAGAAGAGTTAAATATGCAGCTGGATTATATGGAGGAAAAG TTCAAAGATGCCCGTGACCATCTGAAGAAACGTACCCAAGAGTTCCTGATGAAATCAAAGAAGATGGAGATGCtgcaaaagagaaaaagatTCCAAGGCCAATATCTTGCTCAACTGAA GCAAGgacaacacagcaacaaagcACGCATAAAATGTGTGGATGAGGACGTCCCATCAAAATCAGTGACTTACGAGGAGATGAAGCAGCTGAAACTGGACATCAACAAGCTGCCTGGTGACAAACTGGGCACGCTGTTGAACATCATTCACACCAGGGAGTCTTCTATGCAACATTCTATACCAGAGAAGATTGAAGTTGACATTGTAACACTCAAGACTTCCACACTGAGAGCCCTGCAGAGGTTTGTTGCAGCGTGCCTAGGGAACGTCAACGCAAATGGAGGCA aagaaaaacaggagaATCCCTCAGGAGGAATGCAAGCTGGGAAACTACACAGTGCTGGGAAATCTCAGGTTATCAGCAAACTGCGGCagttaataaaaaagaaaaggccaGACG CTAAAGTTTTGCCTTCCACTGAACCCAGCCCCCTGCCACGCCTCAGTGattgcagcagctccagcagcagcagctgcagcagctgcagctccagcagcagcagctccagcagcagcagctccagcagcagcagctccagcagcagcagtggttctGACAGTTCTGATAGCAGTTCTG
- the LOC114434565 gene encoding bromodomain testis-specific protein-like, giving the protein MSDTKACPTVSKNPPPPEVTNPKKPGRATNQLQYLERVVIKALWGHRYSWPFQKPVDAVSLGLLDYYTVITNPMDLGTIKKRLQNKYYWQAIECVEDFKIMFTNCYLYNKPGDDIVVMAHILEKLFLQKLSQMPEEEVVTAIVAKKQLKRKMTSKGPFNQRSLMSEVVLQRTVTVIPPDVPQLNPPVQPSGPTDTTIKKGLKRKAYPETNTTSRELSPAQELSAPCTLVSQRGSRTQIIPPKIDFPVFESKKARLSKELRSCNDILKEMLSKRHQAYAWPFRTPVDAVAMNLHDYHEIIKQPMDLSTIRKKLDEGEYANAKEFAADVRLMFSNCYRYNPPSHEVAYLARKLQEIFEARYMKLSLEPEVGSVSRQQVVKGKGSANGRLSTSASSESESSSEGESTSEEVKMQLDDLAATHC; this is encoded by the exons ATGTCTGATACGAAAGCTTGTCCCACTGTGAGTAAAAACCCTCCTCCGCCAGAGGTCACAAATCCCAAAAAGCCTGGGCGTGCAACCAATCAGCTGCAGTACCTGGAGAGGGTGGTGATCAAAGCGTTGTGGGGGCATCGGTATTCATGGCCCTTTCAAAAGCCAGTTGATGCAGTGTCACTGGGTCTTCTT gatTATTACACAGTTATAACCAATCCTATGGATCTGGGGACTATTAAGAAGCGTCTTCAGAACAAATATTACTGGCAAGCAATTGAGTGTGTTGAAGACTTTAAAATCATGTTCACCAACTGTTATTTGTACAACAAG CCTGGAGACGACATAGTAGTTATGGCACACATACTGgaaaagctgtttttgcagaaattgtctcaaatgCCTGAGGAAGAGGTAGTTACAGCAATTGTTGCAAAGAAAcaactaaaaagaaaaatgacaagCAAAG GTCCATTCAACCAGAGATCCCTGatgtcagaagttgttctaCAGCGGACGGTGACAGTCATTCCTCCTGATGTGCCTCAGCTCAACCCACCCGTCCAGCCCTCTGGACCAACTGATACAACA ATTAAAAAAGGTTTGAAGAGGAAAGCATACCCTGAAACCAATACCACCAGCAGGGAGCTTTCCCCTGCTCAGGAGCTTTCAGCACCGTGCACATTAGTCTCTCAGAGGGGTAGCAGAACACAAATCATACCTCCTAAGATAGACTTCCCTGTATTTGAGAGCAAGAAGGCCAGACTTTCCAAGGAGCTCAGGTCCTGCAATGACATCCTGAAGGAGATGCTCTCAAAGAGGCACCAGGCATACGCGTGGCCCTTTCGTACCCCAGTAGATGCAGTTGCTATGAATTTGCACGACTACCATGAAATCATCAAGCAGCCCATGGACCTGAGCACCATCAGG AAAAAACTGGATGAAGGAGAATATGCAAATGCAAAGGAGTTTGCGGCAGATGTCCGACTAATGTTCTCCAACTGTTACCGCTACAATCCTCCTTCACATGAGGTGGCCTACTTGGCAAGAAAACTTCAG GAAATTTTCGAGGCCCGTTACATGAAGCTTTCCCTGGAACCAGAGGTTGGTTCAGTATCTCGTCAGCAAGTTGTGAAAGGAAAGGGAAGTGCAAATGGACGTCTGTCAACTTCTGCAAGTTCTGAAAGTGAAAGCTCCTCAGAGGGAGAGAGTACATCAGAAGAGGTGAAAATGCAGCTGGATGATCTAGCAGCAACGCATTGTTGA
- the LOC114434424 gene encoding aldehyde dehydrogenase family 9 member A1, translating into MAQSILDAMPGASTGTVVVTDPLNFWAGKRVKPRQEINAEPVFEPATGRVLCQMVPCGAEEVDEAIQSAYTAYLKWSKMAGMERARVMLEAARIIRERREKIAKLEVINNGKTITEALVDIDIAWQCIEYYAGMAGTLAGQHVQLPGGAFAYTRREALGVCVGIGAWNYPFQIAAWKSAPALACGNAMVFKPSPMTPVTVVILAEIYKEAGVPDGLFCVVQGGAETGTLLCHHPKVAKVSFTGSVPTGKKVMEMSAKGVKQVTLELGGKSPLIIFKDCELENAVKGALMANFLTQGQVCCNGTRVFVQREILPQFLEEVVKRTKAIVLGDPLLDGTRMGALISKPQLDKVLGFVSQAKQQGARVLCGGEPFVPSDPKLKGGYFMSPCVLDNCTDDMTCVKEEIFGPVMSVMPFDTEEEVVQRANNTTFGLASGVFTRDISRAHRVAENLEAGTCFINNYNISPVEVPFGGYKMSGFGRENGQVTIEYYSQLKTVVVEMGDVDCLF; encoded by the exons ATGGCCCAGTCAATCCTCGACGCCATGCCCGGAGCCTCCACAGGAACCGTGGTGGTCACAGACCCTCTCAATTTCTGGGCTGGCAAGCGAGTCAAACCCCGGCAGGAGATAAATGCAGAGCCCGTGTTTGAACCCGCTACAG GACGTGTTTTGTGCCAGATGGTACCTTGTGGCGCTGAGGAGGTGGACGAAGCCATACAGAGTGCCTACACCGCCTATCTGAAATGGAGCAAGATGGCTGGCATGGAGAGGGCCCGGGTGATGCTAGAGGCCGCTCGTATTATCAGG GAAAGAAGGGAGAAGATTGCAAAGCTTGAAGTGATCAACAATGGCAAGACGATCACTGAAGCTCTGGTGGACATTGACATTGCCTGGCAGTGCATTGAGTACTATGCCGGTATGGCTGGTACGCTTGCAG GCCAGCACGTCCAGCTTCCTGGTGGAGCATTTGCTTACACCAGGAGGGAGgccctcggtgtgtgtgtgggaattgGCGCATGGAACTACCCCTTCCAGATTGCAGCATGGAAGtctgctcctgctctggcatGTG GTAATGCGATGGTTTTCAAGCCCTCTCCAATGACACCTGTGACTGTTGTCATCCTGGCTGAGATCTACAAAGAGGCCGGGGTACCTGATGGGCTGTTCTGTGTGGTCCAAGGCGGAGCAGAGACTGGCACTTTGCTCTGCCATCACCCGAAGGTCGCCAAAGTCTCTTTCACCGGCAGTGTTCCAACTGGCAAAAAG GTCATGGAAATGTCAGCGAAAGGGGTGAAGCAGGTGACTCTGGAGCTTGGAGGAAAATCGCCACTCATTATCTTCAAAGACTGCGAGCTGGAGAACGCAGTGAAGGGAGCGCTCATGGCAAACTTTCTGAcacagggacag GTGTGCTGCAATGGCACCAGGGTGTTTGTGCAGCGAGAGATATTGCCACAGTTCCTGGAGGAAGTGGTCAAGAGGACCAAAGCCATCGTGCTGGGTGATCCACTGCTCGACGGCACACGTATGGGAGCGCTCATCAGCAAACCACAACTGGACAAGGTGCTGGGGTTCGTCAGTCAGGCAAAGCAACAG GGAGCCAGAGTGCTCTGTGGAGGAGAGCCCTTTGTCCCCAGTGACCCCAAGCTGAAAGGAGGGTATTTTATGTCTCCCTGTGTACTTG ATAACTGCACAGATGACATGACCTGTGTGAAGGAAGAGATTTTTGGCCCCGTCATGTCCGTCATGCCTTTTGACACGGAGGAAGAAGTCGTCCAGAGGGCCAACAACACCACCTTTGGATTGGCCTCTGGAGTCTTCACCAG GGACATTTCTCGAGCGCACCGTGTCGCTGAGAACCTGGAGGCAGGAACCTGCTTTATCAACAACTATAACATCAGTCCTGTAGAAGTGCCTTTTGGAGGTTATAAGATGTCAG GTTTTGGCAGAGAAAATGGCCAGGTGACCATCGAGTATTACTCCCAGCTGAAGACTGTGGTGGTGGAGATGGGAGATGTGGACTGCCTCTTCTAA
- the med8 gene encoding mediator of RNA polymerase II transcription subunit 8 isoform X2, producing MQQREEKQLEASVDSLISRVSHVKNALHSFIYKLENEYERLTWPSVLDNFALLSGQLNTINKLLRNEKTPSFRTQVIIPLLLSPDRDEDLAKLTEQRVPVFSHEIVPDYLRTKPDPEVEEQEKQLSAEAGRIGPEVAQKQIQTLNKLCSNLLEKLNNPRDDRDADTAGRQNKPSFNPADTNALVGAVAFGKGLSKCRPPGPVAPGHPGQGPMMSGGPTLQQVTIGGTSGQQAGMGGPVAPQQQGKMPSSIKTNIKSASSSMHPYNR from the exons ATGCAG CAACGAGAGGAAAAGCAGTTAGAGGCGTCGGTGGATTCGCTAATTTCCCGAGTGTCTCATGTGAAGAACGCTCTCCACAGCTTCATTTATAAGTTGGAAAACGAATACGAGCGTTTAACATG GCCATCTGTTTTGGACAACTTTGCACTTTTGTCTGGCCAGTTGAATACTATCAATAAACTGCTCAGGAATGAGAAGACGCCATCCTTCCGCACCCAGGTTATAATACCACTGCTCCTGTCTCCAGACCGAGATGAGGACTTGGCG AAACTCACAGAGCAGCGTGTCCCAGTGTTCAGCCACGAGATTGTACCAGATTACTTGCGGACAAAACCTGATCccgaggtggaggagcaggagaaacAGCTGAGTGCAGAAGCGGGGCGTATTGGCCCAGAGGTGGCACAG AAACAGATCCAGACATTGAATAAGCTGTGTTCTAATCTTTTGGAGAAACTGAACAACCCTCGAGACGACAGAGATGCAGACACTGCAG GACGACAGAACAAACCGTCTTTCAACCCAGCTGACACTAATGCATTAGTTGGAGCGGTTGCATTTGGAAAGGGCCTTTCTAAATGCAGACCCCCTGGGCCTGTGGCCCCTGGACACCCAGGACAAGGCCCAATGATGAGCGGGGGTCCAACCTTGCAGCAGGTCACCATTGGTGGCACTTCGGGCCAGCAGGCGGGTATGGGAGGACCTGTGGCTCCACAGCAGCAAG GAAAAATGCCAAGCAGCATCAAGACGAACATCAAATCTGCTTCCAGTTCAATGCACCCTTACAACAGATGA
- the med8 gene encoding mediator of RNA polymerase II transcription subunit 8 isoform X1, whose product MQQREEKQLEASVDSLISRVSHVKNALHSFIYKLENEYERLTWPSVLDNFALLSGQLNTINKLLRNEKTPSFRTQVIIPLLLSPDRDEDLAKLTEQRVPVFSHEIVPDYLRTKPDPEVEEQEKQLSAEAGRIGPEVAQKQIQTLNKLCSNLLEKLNNPRDDRDADTAGRQNKPSFNPADTNALVGAVAFGKGLSKCRPPGPVAPGHPGQGPMMSGGPTLQQVTIGGTSGQQAGMGGPVAPQQQGQPGKMPSSIKTNIKSASSSMHPYNR is encoded by the exons ATGCAG CAACGAGAGGAAAAGCAGTTAGAGGCGTCGGTGGATTCGCTAATTTCCCGAGTGTCTCATGTGAAGAACGCTCTCCACAGCTTCATTTATAAGTTGGAAAACGAATACGAGCGTTTAACATG GCCATCTGTTTTGGACAACTTTGCACTTTTGTCTGGCCAGTTGAATACTATCAATAAACTGCTCAGGAATGAGAAGACGCCATCCTTCCGCACCCAGGTTATAATACCACTGCTCCTGTCTCCAGACCGAGATGAGGACTTGGCG AAACTCACAGAGCAGCGTGTCCCAGTGTTCAGCCACGAGATTGTACCAGATTACTTGCGGACAAAACCTGATCccgaggtggaggagcaggagaaacAGCTGAGTGCAGAAGCGGGGCGTATTGGCCCAGAGGTGGCACAG AAACAGATCCAGACATTGAATAAGCTGTGTTCTAATCTTTTGGAGAAACTGAACAACCCTCGAGACGACAGAGATGCAGACACTGCAG GACGACAGAACAAACCGTCTTTCAACCCAGCTGACACTAATGCATTAGTTGGAGCGGTTGCATTTGGAAAGGGCCTTTCTAAATGCAGACCCCCTGGGCCTGTGGCCCCTGGACACCCAGGACAAGGCCCAATGATGAGCGGGGGTCCAACCTTGCAGCAGGTCACCATTGGTGGCACTTCGGGCCAGCAGGCGGGTATGGGAGGACCTGTGGCTCCACAGCAGCAAGGACAGCCAG GAAAAATGCCAAGCAGCATCAAGACGAACATCAAATCTGCTTCCAGTTCAATGCACCCTTACAACAGATGA